The Euleptes europaea isolate rEulEur1 chromosome 7, rEulEur1.hap1, whole genome shotgun sequence genomic sequence CTTCATGGGGCTAGGGAAGTGACACGTGCAGGTTGTTCCATACCCTCTCACTCTCTTCCGCAGGTGCACTGGCATCATAGGAAAGCTACCTTGTGAGGCTGGATAAGGGAAGAGCAaatccacccctttccccccaacTCCTGCCCCACAGGGGAGTTTCTATTTGGGAAGAACACCTTCCTTTGCTCCTAGGGATATCAGCCTCCAAGTAgattttggaattacaactgaactccacactacagagatcagttcccctagccgagaggaaacggcagcttcagaaggtggactatatggaatTTTACACCTTCTGCACTCCCTTGCAACAGACCCCCATTGTCAACAAAGCTGGCCTGAGAGTTTACTTTTACCACTGCAGCAAAAATATCAGTTTCATCCCTAGAGAAGAAAAATTTGATGGGCTTAATGGGATCTTATTTACCTGGTGATCTGATTAATCATGggatgaaaagcttcagctgcctatttccacacattaagcttcaattaaagggacagggcaatccggttggcaaccctaactggaaagaAGCTCAAAATGCATGAGGAGTCAATGAAAGACAGCAGAAGTCTAGCAATAGGACAGTATGTACAGTCCTTTGAACAcagttgggagggagggagagaacatcTGCTTCTCCTATAAAGGCAACTTGGAGAAACCCTGCAGCAGGATGTTAGCTTCTAAGACCAGCAGCCATTTACCAATTCAGGTGCCATCACTGATGAATACTTGAGAAGTTCTTCTTCATGGAGAACACCTAAAGATGCCAACTAaccctccaccaccaaatctttaggaatttcccaactcagagtggCCAGCCCTaaaaaagcaatcctaaacaggtctactcaggtcTATGCAGTTGGTCTATTTCCCAGTAAGTGTATTAAGGATTACATAGTAGTTtctgggggagggacttccacaATTTAGGTGCCAcgatggaagaggaagagttggtttttatatgctaactttctctaccacttaagggagactcaaaccggcttacaatcaccttcccttcccctcaacagacaccctgtgaggtaggtggggctgagagagctttaacaactgtaacttgcccaaggtcacccagctggctttgtgtgtaggagtggggaaacaaattcagttcaccagattagcctccgccactcatgtgaagctCTCTTCCACATGCCTACAAATCTTTCCTCATGCGGACTTGGCAAGCTGAGAATCCTGGACACTTTGGTTAGAATAAAAGAATTTGTTGATAAGTCTTGCTAAGCCTGTCACAATATTTAAGAACATCACAGAAAATTAAAATACGCATCATCCATAGTTTAAGACAGCACAATATTGCCACCATGTGGCACTAACATAGAGCAAAATCTGTGCTATCAACAGAGAGTTCTAAATGAAAAATTTTTCCCTAAGAGAGGGAAAAGGTAAGATTTAAAATGTGTctgatctttggttcttgtaggttatccgggctgtgtgaccgtggtcttggtattttctttcctgacgtttcgtcagcagctgtggcaggcatcttcagaggagtaacactgaaggacagtgtctctcagtgtcaagtgtgtaggaagagtaatatatagtcagaagggggttgggtttgagctgaatcattgtcctgcaaaaagtatcaaaggtaatgtgctaatcattgtcctgtaagtatcaagataatgtgctagtgagggtgtggtatgttaatatggaaccattgtatcctgatctgttaatgtgtgaaatccaaggctaatctgcatggctattgtggactgtagtctttgttagtctggagattttcaggacaggaagccaagccttattcattcttaaactctcttcttttctgttaaagttgtgctgatgtttatgaatttcaatggcttctctgtgtaatctgacaaaatagttggtagaattgtccagatttcagtgtcttggaataagaccctgtgtcctgtttgtgtcagtccatgttcagccactgcttatttctcaggttggccacaACTAAACCAGCTGTCTATATAGTGACAATCAGTCTTGCAATAAGTAGCAGGTACTTGGCaaacatgagccccgtggcacagagtggtaagctgcagtactgcagtccaatcactgctcacgacctgagttcgatcccaacggaagttggtttcaggcagccagctcaagattgactcagccttccatccttccgaggtctgtcaaatgaggacccagcttgctgggggtcaagggaagatgactggggaaggcactggcaaaccactctgtaaacatagtctgcctagtaaacgtcaggatgtgacatcaccccatgggtcaggaatgaccttgagccggctacctgaagtcgacttccgtcgggatcgaactcaggtcataagcacagcttggactgcagtactgcagcttacctctctgcgccacggggctcttaaaatgATAAAAGCCACAACATAATTTGCCTGTGTTACAGACATTGTGTGAATTTGCCCTAGCAGATAGTTCTGGCTGAATCGCAAGTGTTCTTCCTATCAGTCACTTCCCTTGGACATGGAAAAGCTGGTGTGCTGTCTTCTTGCTGTCTTCTGCATGTGAAGGCtaccatttactttttataagaaataataataaaaaaaaacaagtagaaaaaaggtacaattaatttttgtgtgaaataaatgtgtgtgtgtgtacacacacacacttatatttatttttatttttaaaaaaattaaaaataaaaattccagcaaattgtatttacatttagtatctattggatactgccagtaatatgtacaacatatgtacactgtaattgctaaatataatatatatatttagtaattacagtgtacatatattgtacatattactggcagtatccagtagatactaaatgtaaatacaattTGCTAtaatggaatttttatttttaattttttttaaataaattattttaaataaatctattatatttccaagctactaaaaggtaattaagagccccgtggcgcagagtggaaagctgcagtactgcagagtggtaagctgcagtactgcagtccaagctctgctcaacctgagttctatcccgacggaagttggtttcaggtagccggctcaaggttgactcagccttccacccttccgaggttggtcaaatgaggacccagcttgctgggggtaaagggaagatgactgtggaaggcactgcaaaaccaccccgtaaacaaagtctgcctaggaaacgttgggctgtggcgtcaccccatgggttaggaatgacccagtgcttgcacaggggatctttaccttttaaaaggtcattaacattttaaacatctTGTCTAATGTTgaagggggcccacttcatcaggggcccacagggcccacttgccatcgggcaagctgacaccctggccagtctgcTACTGACCACAGAACCTTTGCAGCTTGGCTGGACTTTTCCAAGGGAGCGGCtggtgagggaaggagggaaagctgggagccagtgtggtgtagtggtcagactgggatctggaagacccagttgaaatccctactctgctactgaagcttgctgggtgaccttggatcagccactctctctttctcagcctaatctacgggcgaaaacgcatgggaggttttgcctcggatttgccactctcttgatgcacattttccccatctgaattctccaaactctgcatgggggctcatttttgagttctgagaatttggctggggggaaatgtgcatttagagagtggcaaatccaaggcaaaacctcccgtgcgtttttgccctactTCACACAGTTCTTATAAGGATAAAAttgagagaggagaatgatgtaagatgctttgggacTCCACTGAAGATGGGGGAGCAGGTCTATTTGTTtacctccccagcaagccagctcagggcaggtaacatcgtTTAAAACCTAACTATCACatagtaataacaataaaacaataaaaataaaccttaaaacCCTTACTGTACTGTAAGAGCCACACAGGCAGCCACCCTCAACCATACCTTCTATTATGtaggagggggaggggtggggaggccagtaaagatggtactTGTGAAAAAGGCATGGCATCAGCAAGGACGCTGAGGTCTCCCAAGACCAACAGCCTTGGGAACCTTAAGGCCCTACCTGCCACTGCCTCTAGCAAGCCCGACGGGTTATCTGCCAGTGCGTTGGGCGGCTGGTACACCAGCTAGATAGCCAAGCTCTCCTCGGCTTCCCACACGAGACCAACACATTCAATACCTGGAATCTCTGAGTTGGGAAGCACCCTAAAGGAGATAGCCTCTCGGACCAAcacagccaccaccaccagccaCCTTCCAAGACTGGTGAAGGACTgagaaacctggggggggggtgcggttCAGTTCTTTCAGGAcaacaacatagaatcatagagttggaagagaccaccagggtcatctaatgcaaccccctgcacaatgcaggaaacccacaaccacctcccccctacacccccagtgacccccactccatgttcagaagatggccaagatgccctccctctcatcatctgcctaagatcatagaatcagcattgctgacagatggccatctaacctcttcttaaaaaacctccagcaaAGGAGCAcacatcacctcccgaggaagcctgttccactgcagaaCTGCTCTAAcggatagaaaattcttcctaatgtctagacggaaactcttttgatttaatttcaacccgttggttcttgtccgaccttctggggcaacagaaaaccattcggcaccctcctctatatgacagcccttcaagtacttgaagatggtcattatatcccctctcagccttctcctcttcaggctacacaaacccagctccttcaacctttcctcacaggacttggtctccagacccctcaccatcttgccTTCCTGCATCCAGGTCTCTGTCATGCCAGCCAGGTCCACACCCTGCAATGTGATATAATCCTGCAGGGTGACAGTCTTATTATtaatggacctggcattgcacaacaGCAGTGTTGGGAATGGTGAGTCCTAGGACCTCTACTGTCACTTCTTGGGATGGGTCGCAGGTTGGAAGGGACCCGAGCATATCCATATATCCGGTTCCTTCCCTTACAATACCTGCTCCCACCGCCATACCTTTCGCACGCCCCATAACTGGGATCCCCAGCCCCAGGCTGGCCTTCCCAGATAGAACTAGTCCTGTCTGCATTTAAATGCTCAATTACAGCAACAGCAAACCTAAACCCACTAATCACAATACAATAGCAATACAATATTACAACAGATTCTATTACCTCTATTACCCCAATAAATAAATTACAACCGCTCTAACTAAAAGGTAAATAGACTAAAACACCCTCTCCAGCCAAAACCAGAACAAATTTAAATCTGGGTCGACAATAACAGTTTAGAGACTCAGGAAATTACAGCAATGTAACAAAGAGCAACCTGCTAGATGGAAAAATAGGTACCTACAGAACTTCCCCTGAGAGGTAATAATGATGGAAAGCAAATTGTCCAGTGATCATACTCCAACTTTTAGCTCTAACAGGGACCCCCCCACAGCAAGACTAACCAGCAAGACTATCCTGGAGCCACTTGGCAGTATTAAAAAGCTCAGTCCGATGGTGCGATGGTGGAAGCAAATATGTCCCAGAATGATGTAGATATGAGGCAATGCACGAAGGGACATTACACAGCCACCAAAGGTTCTTCTGTGCCCCTGTAATTAATATTCCATgattgggtggtggtgggaaggagagaaggaagcagggaatgctgaaaggatatgggggctgcctggaggagggaaagaggaaatagggtaGGGAAGAAGAAACATGGGAGCATGaggtacccccccacacacaaatccaTGTGGGTTCCCCACTCGCCATtctaaattccatgctggctgaCAAAGTTTCCCCATCTAGTTCTCGTTGGAGGTGTGAcctcgagggaaacagccatccataaaaggcctatgaaagGCTACTTTAGAGTTTTTCAGCTCCAGCCACTCCCATGTCCACTGAGCCAAGTCTGCCCACCTGGTCACAGGGAACGATTAGGCAGCCTGTCAGGCACAAGAGCTGATGCCCAGCTCTCCCAGTCAAAGCTTATGAAACAGTGTCATCATCACAACAGGGTCCTGGCCTGACAGTTAACCTtgtgaaagctttcctaaaatatCTTAGAACGTTCCAAGGTCTCAATGACAACTATATTTGATTTTGACAGGAACAGAAGAATGAAAGAATTCACCGACAGCATCATCATGGCAGTCTCTTTTCACAGCCTTCATAGGATCAAGAAAAATGATACTGAACTGGAGCTGTGGTCAATCAACAAATCTGATTTCTACAAGGAATTTAGGACAGTGGCAGACATTGGCATGCCATTCTGCATTGTGGGATTAATTGGGAACGGAGTTCTCTTCTGGCTTCTCTGCTGTACCATCAAGAAGTCACCATTCACTATATATGTTGCAAATATGGCAGTTGGTGATGTTATTGTACTCCTCCACTATTTTGTTGcttaccttttaatttttttaccgcCTCGTGCTAGTTTTTACTATCACAATTTAAGGGTCATACCGTTAATGTTTGGATCTGACACCAACATCTATTTTTTAACTGCTATGAGCACTGAAAGGTATGTCATGGTCCTTTTCCCAGTTTGGTTTGAAGCTCGCTGGCAAAAGCATCTCACGTCAATCGTATGCGTCAGTCTTTGGACCTTGACAGTAATACTGACAGTAATAGAATATTATTGTTGCCATCCAAGATACTTGTTACCCCATATTATTGGATTTTTATATTGCCATACTGCAATAGTATTCCAGTATATTGTCAACTATCTAATATTTATCCCTGTGATGGTCTTTTCCACTCTGGCCCTTTTAAtcaaaatgcaaaaaaacccaccacaaaaCTTTCCAGCAGTGCTTGATATCAGCATTGTGGCCACAGTTTTTATGCATCTTCTACTCTctacatttattaaaataatggTTTTCATGAATTATTTGGCTGCATTTATGCCTAGTTCGCAATATCGTAGAGCTTCTCTGATACTTGACTGTGCGGACACCAGTGTCAATCCTTTTGTATACCTCCTTGTTGGCtgctggaagaaggagaagagccaGGAGTCCCTTCATGAGCTTATTGAGAGAAGTTTGAAGGCTGAATCAAACAGAAACCTGAGAACACAAGACCAAGAGCAGGCCTGAATGTGTCTGAACCCCCAGATACCAATCGGAAAGGATAacactaaaaaaagaaagaaaaaaattgacTACAAATTGAAGCTTCAGAATAAATTTATATTACAGATTACCTCCTTTTACTATTCATTCTTGTGTTGCCCTTGGGACAAGAATTAAGGTGTTGGAGAGATAAACCAAGATGCCGCTGATAAAGGAGGGGTCAGCATGTGAAATTTGCACAGATCTGTGCAGGTGGGGACAGCAGTGTCAGAGGCTGACGAGTCAATGTGCTTAGTACTCAAACACCTACAAGTGGGATGACACTTGGGGAGTGAGAGAAGCGTTCAGTGGAGGTAGGCCAGCCAAtgagccgtagctcagtggtagagcatctgctcgacatgcagaaggtcccaggttcaatccccggcatctccagtgaaagggacaaggtaagtataaggtaaaggtcccctgtgcattcctgacccatggggtgatatcacatcccgacgttttctaggcagactttgtatactgggtggtttgccagtgccttccccagtcatcttccctttacccccagccagctgggtcctcatttgaccgacctcggaaggatggaaggctgagtcaactttgagccagctacctgaaaccaacttccgtcgggatcgaactcaggtcgtgagcagagtttggactgcagtactgcagctttaccactctgcaccacggggctcttcactaggcaagcaggtgatgttaaagacttctgtctgagaccctggagagctgctgccagtctgagtagagaatactgactttgatggaccacaggtctgattcagtataaggcagcttcatgtgttcatgaagggaGCCCCTAGGAAAAAAGAAATCTGTGGATGAGAATCCAGTCATTTATGGGTCCAGCCTGAAAGCCAACAAAAATTAATATAGACATTGGAAATGTAGGCAATGCTTTGGTAGATATCctagagcagtgattcccaacctggggtacacgTGCCCCCTGGGGTATGAACCAAGACGTTTAGGGgtatgcggggaggggggagggaagaataatggccggaaaaggcatttgaaataacagcaactatattaattacaaacattttggtaatacgAGGGGTGCAGTTTATGGCAgtgggctgccaaggggtacacaagtgaaaaaaggttggaaaccactgcCCCAGAGAAATGACTTCTTATTGTTATTCCTAAACTTTAAGAAGCTTTATTCATTCATGCTTTCCGATGATGGCATTCTAGAACGATAACGAACAAATTAAACCCATATTCTCTCATTGCTATGAACTCATTCCCCTGTTGAAACATTTTTTGCAGTGTGCTCATTGTGGATAACTTGTACAAATGTGCACATCCCAAGGAAAAGATAAATGCCATTACAAAGTGTTTTCTCGGCAGACTAAGAAGCCTCTCATGTGCAGTTTGGGCAACAAAGCAGCTGACATGGTTGATAACTCCTTACCACAGCAGGACTTTACAGACAAGGCCCTCCCACTAAGGATGGCTTTTGAATCATATTTGGgataagcttagggttgccatcctccaggtagtagcaggagatctcctgctctttcaactgatctccagccgatagagatcagttcacctggagaaaatggccgctttggcaattggactctatggcatttaagaccctcccctccccaaaccctgccctcctcaggctccgccccaaaaacctcccaccggtggagaagagggacctggcaaccttagataagCTGGTTACCCTGGTCCTGTGAATTAATGAGAACTTGGCTGCTAAGTTTAAAATTCCTGTTGCTTGCTAGTTATACCTGActttataaaatcatagagttggaagggaccaccagggtccaacccctggacaatgcagggcattcacaacaacctctccttccccacacccccagtgaccccgtactccatgcccagaagagggcaaaaaacccctccaggagcCCTGGCCAGtcaggcctggaagaaaattgcttcctgaccccaaagtggcaattggcagtaccttgggcatgcaagaaagggccacaagagccaaacactgatgcaaacctttctgccctccctctcatgatctgcctaagttcacaaaatcagcattgctgacagatggccatctagccttgacttaaacacctccaaggaaggagagcccaccacctcccgaggaaggaggctggcatccctagagggaGGAGAAAAATCCCTTTCTCCACAACGctcatcattttataaacctcggggtgtagtggttaaggtgtcggactaggatctgggaaacccaggttcaaattcccactctgccgtggaaactagctgg encodes the following:
- the LOC130481210 gene encoding mas-related G-protein coupled receptor member H-like, with protein sequence MAVSFHSLHRIKKNDTELELWSINKSDFYKEFRTVADIGMPFCIVGLIGNGVLFWLLCCTIKKSPFTIYVANMAVGDVIVLLHYFVAYLLIFLPPRASFYYHNLRVIPLMFGSDTNIYFLTAMSTERYVMVLFPVWFEARWQKHLTSIVCVSLWTLTVILTVIEYYCCHPRYLLPHIIGFLYCHTAIVFQYIVNYLIFIPVMVFSTLALLIKMQKNPPQNFPAVLDISIVATVFMHLLLSTFIKIMVFMNYLAAFMPSSQYRRASLILDCADTSVNPFVYLLVGCWKKEKSQESLHELIERSLKAESNRNLRTQDQEQA